One window of Lemur catta isolate mLemCat1 chromosome 3, mLemCat1.pri, whole genome shotgun sequence genomic DNA carries:
- the UFC1 gene encoding ubiquitin-fold modifier-conjugating enzyme 1, translated as MADEATRRVVSEIPVLKTNAGPRDRELWVQRLKEEYQSLIRYVENNKNADNDWFRLESNKEGTRWFGKCWYIHDLLKYEFDIEFDIPITYPTTAPEIAVPELDGKTAKMYRGGKICLTDHFKPLWARNVPKFGLAHLMALGLGPWLAVEIPDLIQKGVIQHKEKCNQ; from the exons ATGGCGGACGAAGCCACTCGGCGTGTGGTGTCTGAGATCCCGGTGCTGAAGACTAACGCTGGACCCCGAGATCGGGAGTTGTGGGTGCAGCGACTGAAGGAGGAATATCAATCGCTTATCCGG TATGTGGAGAACAACAAGAATGCGGACAATGATTGGTTCCGATTGGAGTCCAACAAGGAAGGGACTCG GTGGTTTGGAAAATGCTGGTACATCCATGACCTCCTCAAATATGAGTTTGACATCGAGTTTGAC ATTCCTATCACATATCCTACTACTGCTCCAGAAATTGCAGTCCCTGAACTGGATGGAAAGACAGCAAAGATGTACAG GGGTGGCAAAATATGCCTGACTGATCACTTCAAACCTTTGTGGGCCAGGAACGTGCCCAAGTTTGGACTAGCTCATCTCATGGCTCTGGGG CTGGGTCCATGGCTGGCAGTGGAAATCCCTGATCTGATTCAGAAGGGCGTGATCCAGCACAAAGAGAAATGCAACCAATGA